Proteins from a single region of Cydia strobilella chromosome 2, ilCydStro3.1, whole genome shotgun sequence:
- the LOC134754686 gene encoding uncharacterized protein LOC134754686 codes for MSRACVRVYIICLCASFVLSVHVAKEYVCQDPDTGTFHELNSTWRSTTFCGNYTCKIRRINTGQQPSKVFVSLFNQQARSNNSNQTNELSLTKILPELTHTEDNDRLLNKAEIQKITELLHSVKKSDLQAVIELYNVAQEMYKDMKVDEATEDNRASEAVSGESRESSQHKTSYWYEPDNEHRKVADMKPEGSELEGSAVYSPSPYPYAQPQPYYYSQGRTNYPNYFTGSLYNNDGRVGYPNQPMNRHGVPAYYQQRNIYDAPGPTPQSPCNPCVRPYQYQPMPANYPPRSASNMYPYLLAYNHTSQGYNNYYKGNPWAYYDYYRNLPHPKPSQIQRNPNELEKIQDENSINAEIKEEKSWKTDPLSEDVINEIRANIAQRSKLINIPLKKRIKLERVSKVIKLDQNNRKTRSIPEVHSEEKHLRESDISHKATEESKSLINTEVMETYVEKVTCEPTTELGYFKIGNMNKPFPDCCPQKIEDKQR; via the exons ATGTCGCGCGCGTGTGTCCGCGTTTACATTATATGTCTGTGTGCGTCGTTTGTGCTCAGTGTCCATGTGGCTAAAG AATATGTCTGCCAAGATCCAGATACGGGAACTTTTCATGAACTCAACTCAACTTGGCGATCTACCACTTTCTGCGGAAATTATACGTGTAAAATTAGAAGAATAAACACTGGTCAACAACCATCTAAAGTGTTTGTGAGTCTTTTCAACCAACAAGCCAGGTCCAATAATAGTAATCAAACAAATGAATTAAGTTTGACAAAAATCTTACCAGAACTTACTCATACTGAGGATAATGACAGACTTTTAAATAAAGCAGAAATTCAGAAAATTACAGAACTACTGCATTCAGTGAAAAAGAGTGACTTGCAAGCTGTCATAGAACTGTATAATGTAGCTCAAGAAATGTATAAGGATATGAAAGTGGACGAGGCTACAGAAGATAACAGAGCGAGTGAAGCAGTATCAGGGGAATCTAGAGAGAGTAGTCAACATAAAACTTCTTATTGGTATGAACCTGATAATGAACATAGAAAGGTAGCTGATATGAAGCCAGAAGGATCTGAACTTGAAGGCTCGGCCGTATATTCACCTAGTCCATATCCGTATGCGCAACCACAGCCGTACTATTACTCTCAAGGTCGAACTAACTATCCCAATTACTTTACGGGATCATTGTATAATAATGACGGTAGAGTGGGATATCCTAATCAACCGATGAATCGGCATGGCGTGCCCGCATATTACCAACAGAGAAATATTTATGATGCTCCTGGGCCAACACCACAGAGTCCTTGTAACCCTTGTGTTCGACCATATCAGTATCAACCAATGCCTGCAAACTATCCTCCACGATCCGCTAGTAATATGTATCCGTATTTGCTAGCATACAACCACACTAGTCAAGGCTacaacaattattataaagggAATCCTTGGGcgtattatgattattatagaAACCTCCCACATCCTAAACCTTCACAAATTCAAAGGAATCCGAATGAATTAGAAAAAATACAAGATGAAAACAGTATTAATGCTGAAATCAAAGAAGAAAAATCATGGAAAACTGATCCTTTATCTGAAGACGTTATCAATGAAATCAGAGCAAATATAGCGCAGCGTAGTAAActaataaatatacctttgaaaaAGAGAATAAAATTGGAACGGGTATCTAAAGTAATTAAACTAGATCAGAATAATAGGAAAACGAGGTCAATACCTGAGGTACATAGTGAAGAAAAACATTTAAGAGAAAGTGACATAAGTCATAAGGCTACAGAAGAATCAAAAAGTCTTATAAATACAGAAGTTATGGAAACGTATGTCGAAAAAGTAAC GTGCGAACCAACGACAGAACTAGGTTACTTCAAGATCGGTAACATGAACAAACCTTTTCCTGACTGCTGCCCGCAAAAAATAGAAGATAAGCAAAGATAA